Proteins from a single region of Candidatus Rubrimentiphilum sp.:
- the aceF gene encoding dihydrolipoyllysine-residue acetyltransferase: MIELKVPDIGDFKDIPIIEVLVKPGDTVKKNDSLITLESEKAALEVPATEDGVLKDVRVKVGDKVSKGSVIATLEPAQSAPAEAKSDGAAKAEATKPEAPAPSQSEAPKSEAPQAPVAATTPRQAPEPTRASENGSVHASPSIRRFARELGVDLHAVEPSGPNGRVTRDDVQNFVKRAVSGGSSAGSGGLSLVPLPKVDFAQYGEIERKPLSRIKKLSGPILHRNWVTIPHVTQNDDADVTDLEEFRKELNAELVKRNIKVTMLAFLIKAAIAALKQFPDFNSSLDGDELVYKKYYNIGFAADTPDGLLVPVVKDADRKGIADLAKETSELAAKARDGKLALAEMQGGTFTISSLGSIGGTYFTPIINAPEVAILGACRAAIKPVWDGEQFVPRLIQPLSLSYDHRVIDGAAAARFTTYLAAVLVDLRRALV; the protein is encoded by the coding sequence GTGATCGAGCTCAAAGTTCCGGACATCGGCGACTTCAAAGACATTCCGATTATCGAGGTCTTGGTCAAACCCGGCGATACGGTCAAGAAGAACGATTCGCTGATCACACTCGAGTCGGAAAAAGCCGCGCTGGAAGTTCCGGCCACCGAAGACGGCGTGCTAAAAGACGTGCGCGTCAAAGTCGGCGACAAAGTTTCGAAAGGCTCGGTCATCGCAACACTCGAGCCGGCGCAAAGCGCGCCGGCTGAGGCAAAGTCCGACGGAGCGGCGAAAGCTGAAGCAACAAAACCGGAAGCGCCGGCTCCTTCGCAATCGGAAGCGCCGAAATCAGAAGCTCCGCAGGCGCCCGTCGCTGCAACCACACCACGGCAAGCGCCTGAGCCGACGCGCGCGAGTGAAAATGGTTCGGTGCACGCAAGCCCGTCGATTCGCCGGTTCGCGCGCGAGCTCGGTGTCGATCTGCACGCGGTCGAGCCGAGCGGGCCGAACGGGCGCGTGACCCGCGACGACGTCCAGAACTTCGTTAAACGCGCCGTCAGCGGCGGCAGTTCGGCAGGATCCGGCGGCCTATCGCTCGTGCCGCTGCCGAAAGTAGACTTCGCGCAGTACGGTGAGATCGAACGCAAGCCGCTGTCGCGCATCAAAAAACTCTCCGGCCCGATTCTGCACCGGAACTGGGTGACGATCCCGCACGTCACGCAAAACGATGACGCCGACGTCACCGATCTCGAAGAGTTCCGTAAAGAACTGAACGCCGAGCTTGTAAAGCGCAACATCAAAGTGACGATGCTGGCCTTCCTTATAAAAGCCGCTATCGCCGCGCTCAAGCAGTTCCCCGACTTTAATAGCTCCCTCGACGGCGACGAACTCGTCTATAAGAAGTACTACAACATCGGATTCGCCGCGGACACGCCGGACGGTCTGCTAGTGCCCGTCGTGAAGGATGCAGATCGCAAGGGCATCGCCGATCTCGCCAAAGAGACCTCGGAACTTGCCGCTAAAGCGCGCGACGGAAAGCTCGCGCTGGCGGAGATGCAAGGCGGGACATTTACCATTTCAAGTCTAGGAAGCATCGGCGGAACGTACTTCACGCCGATCATCAACGCGCCCGAAGTTGCAATCCTTGGGGCATGCCGCGCGGCGATTAAACCGGTTTGGGACGGCGAGCAATTCGTGCCACGCTTGATCCAGCCGCTGTCGCTGTCTTACGACCACCGCGTGATTGACGGCGCTGCCGCGGCGCGGTTTACGACCTACCTTGCGGCTGTTCTCGTGGACTTACGCCGCGCGCTCGTCTAG
- the acnA gene encoding aconitate hydratase AcnA — MTEHAGSFNALDKLRAGDRTYSYFRLGALQDAGIANLAQLPFSLKILLENLLRFEDGVSVERADVEALARWHPSRRSDREIAFRPARVLLQDFTGVPAVVDLAAMRDAMAKMGGDPKAINPLQPVELVIDHSVQVDAFGSGSAFAKNAHLEFERNRERYAFLKWGQQALRNFRAVPPDTGIVHQVNIEFLARVVFGAGGAGIDGGGSALTKAQDNRSGEPTAIDPMAYPDTVVGTDSHTTMVNGLGVLAWGVGGIEAEAAMLGQPVTMLIPDVVGFRLEGQLNPGVTATDLVLTVTHMLRQKGVVGKFVEFYGRGLSNLPVVDRVTLGNMSPEYGSTIAIFPIDAQTLEYLRLTGRGAEQIALVEAYAKAQTLFRTDDTPDPLFSDTLELNLGGVEPTLAGPRRPQDRVPLHDVKRSFNVALAEWQAIREGKPGSNAASMESEGGGGTAVISAPKTEIADGSVVIAAITSCTNTSNPTVMIGAGLLARNALKRGLKTKPWVKTSLAPGSKVVTEYLKNSGLNKYLDELGFYLVGYGCTTCIGNSGPLPLEIAEAVAEQDSIVAAVLSGNRNFEGRIHPQVHANYLASPPLVVAYALAGRMDIDLTTEPLGTDKSGQPVYLKDIWPDDAEISKVVAESISDQLFKANYGNVFRGDDNWAKLHVPEGERYTWDPKSEYVKLPPYFDGMPAEPPPLSDVRGARVLVMVGDSVTTDHISPAGNIARTSPAAQYLMEHGIEPQDFNSYGARRGNHEVMVRGTFANVRLRNLLVPGVEGGYTRFLTTGEQMSIYDAAMRYKAENTPLIVLAGKEYGSGSSRDWAAKGPALLGIKAVIAESFERIHRSNLIGMGILPLEFIGGADRSTYALTGEEIFDITGYENGIKPGMHVDVHVTGPHDRSLDIQVLLRIDTPNEAEYFRHGGVLQYVLRQLRFHRAEGA; from the coding sequence ATGACTGAACACGCCGGCAGCTTTAACGCCCTGGACAAATTACGCGCCGGCGACCGGACCTACTCATACTTCCGGCTCGGCGCGCTCCAAGACGCCGGCATTGCCAACCTCGCGCAACTGCCGTTTTCATTGAAGATACTGCTCGAGAATCTCTTGCGCTTTGAGGACGGCGTTTCGGTGGAACGCGCGGACGTCGAGGCGCTGGCGCGCTGGCATCCGAGCCGGCGCAGCGATCGCGAGATCGCGTTCCGTCCCGCGCGCGTCCTGCTGCAAGACTTTACCGGCGTGCCGGCGGTCGTTGACCTCGCCGCTATGCGCGACGCGATGGCAAAGATGGGCGGCGATCCAAAAGCGATCAACCCGCTGCAGCCGGTCGAGCTGGTGATCGATCATTCCGTTCAGGTGGACGCGTTCGGATCCGGCAGTGCTTTTGCAAAAAACGCGCATCTGGAGTTCGAGCGCAACCGCGAACGGTACGCCTTCTTAAAATGGGGGCAACAGGCGCTGCGCAATTTCCGCGCCGTGCCGCCGGACACCGGCATCGTGCATCAAGTGAACATCGAGTTCTTGGCGCGCGTTGTGTTCGGCGCCGGTGGAGCGGGGATCGATGGCGGTGGGTCCGCCCTCACTAAGGCACAGGATAATCGTTCGGGCGAACCCACCGCCATCGATCCCATGGCCTACCCGGATACTGTCGTCGGTACCGATTCGCACACGACGATGGTCAACGGGTTGGGCGTCTTGGCGTGGGGCGTCGGCGGAATCGAGGCTGAGGCCGCGATGCTCGGACAGCCCGTCACGATGCTCATTCCCGACGTCGTCGGTTTTCGTTTGGAAGGCCAACTGAATCCGGGCGTCACCGCAACCGACCTGGTGTTAACCGTCACGCACATGCTGCGGCAAAAGGGCGTGGTCGGAAAGTTCGTCGAGTTTTACGGGCGCGGACTTTCAAATCTGCCCGTCGTCGATCGCGTCACTTTGGGCAACATGTCGCCCGAGTATGGATCGACGATCGCGATCTTCCCGATCGACGCGCAGACGTTAGAGTATCTGCGTTTGACGGGACGCGGCGCCGAGCAGATCGCGCTGGTCGAAGCGTACGCCAAGGCGCAAACGCTCTTCCGCACCGACGACACGCCCGATCCGCTCTTCAGCGACACGCTCGAACTGAATTTGGGCGGCGTCGAACCGACTTTGGCCGGGCCACGCCGCCCGCAAGATCGCGTGCCTCTACACGACGTCAAGCGCAGCTTCAATGTTGCGCTGGCGGAGTGGCAGGCGATCCGCGAGGGGAAGCCGGGCAGCAACGCCGCGAGCATGGAGAGCGAAGGCGGCGGCGGCACCGCGGTTATCTCGGCTCCGAAAACCGAAATTGCGGACGGCTCCGTTGTTATCGCCGCGATCACGAGTTGCACGAACACCAGCAACCCAACGGTAATGATCGGCGCGGGTTTGCTTGCGCGTAACGCGCTCAAACGCGGGCTAAAAACCAAACCGTGGGTCAAGACGTCGTTGGCGCCTGGCTCTAAAGTCGTCACCGAATACTTGAAGAATTCCGGACTCAACAAGTATTTGGACGAGCTCGGTTTCTATCTCGTGGGATACGGCTGCACGACGTGCATCGGCAATAGCGGGCCGCTGCCGCTGGAAATCGCGGAGGCGGTCGCCGAGCAAGATTCGATCGTCGCCGCGGTGCTTTCCGGAAATCGCAACTTCGAGGGCCGCATTCATCCGCAAGTGCATGCGAACTATCTTGCATCTCCGCCGCTGGTCGTCGCGTATGCGCTGGCGGGCCGGATGGACATCGATTTGACGACCGAACCGCTGGGCACGGACAAGTCGGGGCAGCCGGTCTACTTGAAAGATATCTGGCCCGACGACGCCGAGATCTCCAAAGTCGTCGCCGAATCGATCAGCGATCAACTCTTTAAGGCGAACTACGGCAACGTGTTCCGCGGCGACGACAACTGGGCGAAACTACACGTTCCGGAGGGCGAGCGTTACACGTGGGATCCGAAATCGGAGTATGTCAAACTCCCGCCGTATTTCGACGGCATGCCGGCGGAGCCGCCGCCGCTCTCCGACGTGCGCGGCGCGCGAGTGCTCGTGATGGTCGGCGACAGCGTCACGACCGACCACATCTCGCCGGCCGGTAACATCGCGCGGACCAGTCCGGCCGCACAATACTTAATGGAGCACGGCATCGAGCCGCAAGATTTCAATTCGTACGGCGCGCGCCGCGGCAATCACGAGGTGATGGTGCGCGGCACGTTTGCGAACGTGCGCTTGCGCAACTTGCTGGTGCCCGGAGTCGAAGGCGGGTACACGCGCTTCTTGACGACCGGCGAGCAAATGTCGATCTACGATGCGGCGATGCGCTACAAGGCCGAAAACACGCCGCTGATTGTGCTGGCGGGCAAGGAATATGGTTCCGGATCCTCGCGCGATTGGGCGGCCAAAGGCCCGGCTTTGCTCGGCATCAAGGCGGTGATCGCCGAATCGTTCGAACGGATCCATCGCAGCAACCTCATCGGCATGGGCATCCTGCCGCTGGAATTCATCGGCGGCGCAGATCGTTCGACCTACGCGCTGACCGGCGAAGAGATCTTTGACATTACGGGCTACGAAAACGGCATCAAGCCGGGAATGCACGTGGACGTGCACGTAACCGGCCCGCACGATCGCTCGCTGGATATTCAAGTGCTGCTGCGCATCGACACGCCCAACGAAGCGGAGTACTTTCGTCATGGCGGTGTGCTGCAGTACGTCTTGCGTCAATTACGCTTTCATCGAGCCGAAGGCGCATAG
- a CDS encoding TMEM175 family protein: protein MSTVQGLSRDDERFTRRLEAFSDIVIGFSLAQLGANLTLTSGGSTFFSHPLEMAGFLVPFAIICSVWFIHHRLFSYIFVPRTLPVILNFVWLAAVVLLVFAAEAYMRDTSSASAFRAYFACYAIVYGLLAVQNVIAMGYAKQRNDELARLRGLRGAAFMVVWTFPFVWSLAASALLRPGQNYGMPVMIGFTAAGVASVLLGRYFKRAAARLQSA, encoded by the coding sequence ATGAGCACTGTCCAAGGGCTGTCAAGGGATGACGAGCGCTTCACGCGCCGCCTCGAGGCGTTCTCCGACATCGTTATTGGCTTTAGTCTGGCGCAGCTTGGTGCTAATCTCACCCTAACGAGCGGCGGAAGCACATTTTTTAGCCATCCGCTAGAGATGGCCGGCTTCTTAGTGCCTTTCGCTATTATCTGCTCCGTATGGTTCATTCATCACCGTCTGTTCTCGTACATATTCGTTCCGAGGACGTTGCCGGTGATTCTCAACTTCGTGTGGCTGGCGGCAGTCGTTTTGCTCGTTTTTGCGGCAGAGGCGTATATGCGGGACACCTCGAGCGCGAGCGCTTTCCGCGCGTACTTCGCCTGCTATGCCATCGTCTATGGGCTGCTTGCCGTACAGAACGTAATTGCTATGGGCTATGCAAAACAGCGGAACGACGAACTCGCGCGTTTGCGCGGTTTGCGCGGCGCGGCTTTTATGGTCGTCTGGACGTTCCCGTTCGTGTGGTCGCTGGCCGCCTCGGCGCTTCTGCGGCCCGGACAAAATTATGGGATGCCGGTAATGATCGGCTTTACCGCCGCGGGGGTGGCTAGCGTTCTGCTGGGTCGCTATTTCAAGAGGGCTGCGGCGCGGTTGCAATCGGCATGA
- a CDS encoding TMEM175 family protein, which translates to MNDHVALRESKDESDQRLIHRLEAFSDIVIGFSLAQLALSLVIPRNGALGFGENPGPLIAFVITFTLVCGMWWAHHKLFAHYFVPIAPMVVLNFVTLAGVSFAVYSVQLMFHVGTPAIPASPGHPFQPAIPGHSALDFAFYEGSLAFVYTLLGIQYFYGWTVRRTQMPPNIADRGLRAGLMLGGIGIIFVVMAIVTVRSGLRVSGIQYIGFIILAYAVFLRLLFRYVEARRARGVSPREQPQGRS; encoded by the coding sequence ATGAATGACCATGTCGCCCTGAGGGAGTCGAAGGACGAATCGGATCAGCGGCTCATCCATCGCTTAGAAGCGTTCTCCGATATCGTCATCGGCTTCAGCCTGGCGCAGCTTGCGCTCAGCTTGGTGATCCCAAGGAACGGCGCGCTGGGGTTTGGAGAGAACCCGGGTCCGCTGATCGCGTTCGTCATTACTTTTACGCTCGTATGCGGAATGTGGTGGGCGCATCACAAATTATTCGCGCACTACTTCGTTCCCATTGCGCCCATGGTGGTGTTGAATTTCGTCACATTGGCCGGCGTGAGTTTCGCAGTTTACAGCGTGCAGCTCATGTTTCATGTCGGGACGCCGGCAATTCCGGCGTCGCCCGGACACCCATTCCAGCCGGCAATTCCGGGCCACAGCGCGCTCGATTTTGCCTTTTATGAAGGCTCGCTGGCCTTCGTTTATACGCTTTTGGGCATACAATATTTTTACGGGTGGACCGTGCGCCGCACTCAAATGCCCCCGAATATTGCAGACCGCGGTTTGCGCGCCGGGCTGATGCTGGGCGGAATCGGCATCATATTTGTGGTCATGGCGATTGTGACGGTGCGTAGCGGATTGCGTGTGAGCGGAATCCAGTACATCGGCTTTATCATTCTCGCATACGCGGTCTTCTTACGGTTGCTGTTCAGGTACGTGGAAGCTAGACGAGCGCGCGGCGTAAGTCCACGAGAACAGCCGCAAGGTAGGTCGTAA